The Amblyraja radiata isolate CabotCenter1 chromosome 1, sAmbRad1.1.pri, whole genome shotgun sequence genome contains a region encoding:
- the spon2 gene encoding spondin-2 produces MCKVWKVLCTLCAAVLGCVDGEPLCAAKGRAKYSLIFSGKWSRTAFPKQYPLYRPPAQWSPLIVVSHSSDYHMWRVGEYASNGVREFVEKSEAWTLMREVEASGEKIQSVYGVFSTPAIPNGVEQTSTEFEVHARHSLMSFIARIVPSPDWFVGSDSFDLCEEDTWKEQVSVDLYPYDAGTDSGFTFSSPNFATIPQDTITEITSSSPRHPANSFFYPRLKQLPAIARVTLTRLKDSQLIGISTVQSNLLPMGNEIDDSVSETPLDCEVSNWSSWGLCMGKCTEMGIKHRTRYIRLKPANSGNPCPVLEKEEQCVLHNCV; encoded by the exons ATGTGCAAAGTTTGGAAAGTTTTGTGTACGCTGTGTGCCGCGGTGCTGGGCTGCGTGGACGGGGAGCCACTGTGTGCGGCGAAGGGCCGCGCCAAGTACAGCCTTATCTTCTCGGGCAAGTGGAGCCGCACTGCCTTCCCCAAACAGTATCCGCTCTACCGGCCTCCGGCGCAGTGGTCCCCGCTCATCG TCGTCAGCCACAGCAGTGACTACCACATGTGGAGGGTGGGAGAATATGCCAGTAACGGAGTGCGGGAGTTTGTGGAGAAAAGTGAGGCCTGGACATTAATGCGAGAGGTTGAAGCATCGGGCGAGAAAATCCAAAGTGTCTACGGCGTTTTCTCAACTCCAGCTATCCCGAATGGTGTGGAACAGACTTCGACTGAATTTGAGGtgcacgccagacattctctg ATGTCATTCATTGCTCGCATTGTGCCAAGTCCAGACTGGTTCGTGGGTAGTGACAGTTTTGATCTGTGTGAAGAAGACACTTGGAAGGAGCAAGTCTCTGTAGATCTGTATCCTTACGATGCTGGAACAGACAGTGGCTTCACGTTCTCTTCTCCAAATTTTGCCACTATTCCCCAAGACACGATCACTGAG ATAACGTCGAGTTCACCAAGACACCCTGCAAACTCTTTCTTCTATCCCAGACTGAAGCAACTGCCGGCAATTGCAAGAGTAACACTGACGAGGCTGAAGGATAGCCAGTTAATTGGCATTTCAACAGTTCAGTCCAACCTTTTGCCCATGGGAAATGAAATAGATGATTCTGTCTCGG AGACCCCACTGGATTGTGAAGTTTCCAATTGGTCCTCCTGGGGCTTATGCATGGGGAAATGCACAGAGATGGGTATTAAGCACCGTACCCGTTACATCAGGTTGAAACCAGCCAACAGTGGTAACCCATGCCCAGTGCTGGAGAAAGAGGAgcaatgtgttctgcacaactgtGTGTAA